From Geotalea uraniireducens Rf4:
TAGACATATTTGGACTTATTCTCGGATTATCCGTTTTAGTTATTAATATAATTGTACTGTCTATCTACATGTACACCCTCAAAGGAGGCTAGTTTCAATGGTTCATCCCTATCTTTTCCTGCAGTTTTTTCGTAAGCTTCTGGAGCCACTGCACATTTCTGAGGCCGGTGCAGACGCAATCGCCTACACATGGCTGATAATCGCCCTTCTGCTCATTCTTTCCATGCTTGCCACCAAGGGGTTGAAAACCGTTCCTGGCGGTCTGCAGAATTTCATGGAAGTTATCATCGGCGGCGTTGAAAACATGGTCGTAGAAACGATGGGGCATCACGGCAAGCCCTTTTTCCCGCTGATCGCGACCCTGGCAATTTTTATTCTCGTCTCCAACCTTATCGGCCTGGTACCCGGCTTTTTCCCACCGACAGCCAACATCAACACCACCGCAGCCTGTGCTGTAATCGTCTTTGTCACCACCCACGTCGTCGGCATCAAGGAACACGGCTTCAAGTACATCAAACACTTTCTCGGCCCCATTCTCTGGCTGGCGCCGATGATGTTTTTTATTGAAGTGATCGGCCATTTCAGCAGGGTGATTTCACTTACCCTCCGTCTTTTCGGCAATATGAACGGTCATGAACTCGTGCTGATGATTTTCTTCGGCCTGGCACCATTTCTGGTACCGCTGCCGATGATGCTCATGGGTGTGCTGGTTTCCTTCATCCAGGCTTTCGTCTTCATGCTCCTGGCCATGATCTACATTCAGGGATCCCTTGAAGAAGGGCACTAAAAGCATTTAGTAAATGATGGATAATCTATAACTATTTACCATCAACCATAACCGATTTTCCTATACTATTTAGGAGATATTTCAAAACAAAGGAGAAAGAAAATGAGTTTTTTTACAATGTGTGTTCTCGCAGCTGGCATCGGTATGGCACTCGGCACCCTCGGAACCGGCATCGGTCAGGGTCTCGCCGTTAAGAGTGCAGTTGAGGGCGTATCAAGGAATCCGGGCGCTTCCGGCAAAATCCTCACAACCATGATGATCGGTCTGGCCATGATCGAGTCTCTGGCAATCTATGCCCTGGTTGTGTGTCTGATCATCCTCTTCGCCAACCCTTACAAAGAAATCGCCCTTGAACTGGCAAAAACCGTTGCAAAGTAATTGACTTTTTAAAGTCGTAAAAAAGGGTGTGCCGTTTCGGCGCACCCTTTTTTTTTGACTTGCAGAAATGCATTCTGACGAGGATCGGTAATATCCCGGCAAAAAAACGCAGCACTTAAAAGGGCAGACCGGCAACGGCCGCCCTTTTAAGTTGACGCTAAAAAACACATCGCTACTTTTAGTTATGGTAAATCAATTTAAATAATGATAAAAATAGCAAAAGAGTCAACATCCTTTGCAGATCTCGCCCAACCTGCCGATATGGAACAATATTTTAGAACAAGGGGATTAGAACATGAACAACCAGAAACAGGAAGTCTATTTGAAAGATTGGCAAAGTCACGAGGAGCATGCGGAATTGATGCTTCCAATGATCGGCCGCCTCTATCGTGACCACAACGTCGTCACCACCGTCTATGGGCGCTCGCTGGTACACAGCGCGACAATCGACATCCTGAAGGCGCACCGCTTCGCCCGGCTCATTCTGGACAACGAACTCACGGTGCGGGAAACCTTCCCCGTCCTCGAGGCAATGTCCAAACTCGACCTTGCTCCGGCGCGGATCGACTTGGGGAAGCTGACCGTCCGCTACCAGGCACAGGGCAACTGCGAGAGTGTAGACGATTTTGTCCGCCGGGAACTGGCGGACGTCAACACGGGACGCAGCCCAATTCTGGATGAGCCGCGGGACATAGTACTCTACGGTTTTGGCCGGATCGGCCGTCTGCTCGCCCGCGTCCTGATCGAAAAGTCCGGCAGCGGTGAAAAACTTCGGCTACGGGCCGCCGTGGTGCGAAAGGGAAGCACCGACGACCTGGTCAAACGCGCGAGCCTTTTGCGGCGCGACTCGGTACACGGCCACTTCCAAGGCATCATCACCATCGACGAGGAGGAAAACGCCATAATCGCCAATGGCAACATGATCCGCATCATTTATGCCGACGCCCCCGAAAGCGTCGATTACACCCGCTTCGGCATTCACAATGCGATTTTGATCGACAACACCGGCAAATGGCGCGACCGCGACGGCCTCGGCCGGCACCTGAAGGCAGAAGGAATCTCTAAAGTGATCCTCACAGCCCCCGGCAAAGGGGATATCCCAAATATCGTTGCCGGGGTGAACAACGAGCTGATCACGCAGGAAGAGCAGCTTTTCTCCGCCGCCAGCTGCACCACGAATGCAATAGTGCCTGTGCTCAAGACTGTCAACGACCGCTTCGGCATTGTCAACGGCCATGTAGAAACCTGCCATTCCTACACCAACGATCAAAACCTTATCGACAACTACCACAAAAATTCACGCCGCGGCCGCAGCGCTCCCCTCAACATGGTCATCACCGAAACTGGCGCCGCCAAGGCTGTTGCGAAGGTCATTCCTGAACTGACCGGCAAACTGACCGGAAACGCCATCCGCGTACCAACCCCTAACGTCTCGCTGGCGATCCTCAACTTGGAGCTGACCCGGGCTACCGATGTCAAGGAGCTGAACGGCTACCTGCGCAACATTTCACTGGACTCGCCGCTGCAAAACCAGATCGACTTCACCAATTCCCCAGAGGTCGTTTCCAGCGATTTTGTCGGCTCCCGCCATGCCGGGGTGATCGACTCGCTGGCGACCATCGTGCAGGGAAATCGCTGCGTCCTCTACGTCTGGTACGACAACGAATTCGGCTACAGCTGTCAGGTCGTGCGCATGGTCCAGCAGATGGCCGGACTGGATTTCCCGACCATACCCAATTAATTCCGAGACCATTCGCAATCCCGCCCCGATCGGGTAGGAGGCGGGATTGCTCCCGCCGTCCTCCCACACCACCGTGCGTACGGTTCCGTACACGGCGGTTCATGAAGTACGTTGAAGTCGGTGAAGCTGGTCTATGAGTGATACCAGCCCCAGTTTGTCGAAGTAGAATTTCGGAACAGCTTTGTTCATATGCGCGGCCCCTGCATTCCACCAGGGGCCGCGGCCGTTTGTGGCCGACCGCCATGCAGTTGCCTCCGATAATCCCCGCCGCATCAGTTTCTTTGCTCGCGTCTTGGGGCGCTTCCACTGCTTCCAGAGAATGCGACGCAGTTTACGTCTCAGCCATCCGTCCAGTTCCTCGAAGATGCCTTTTACTTCCGCGTACCGAAAGTAGTTTAACCAACCCCTAAGTTTCGGGGTTGTCTCTTCAACGGTGGTTTGGATGTTCTGACCCCTTCCCCGCCTAAAGATCGTCTTGAGGTTGGCCTTGAGCCTGGCAGCCGCTTTCTTGGCCACGGTAAGCCGCGGTTTGCGGTGCCGGGTCATGCTGTAACTCAGAAACGACCTTTTCCACGGACGGTCAACCGCGCTTTTGCCCTGGTTGACCGTGAGCTTGAGCCGCTCGGACAGGTAGCCGGTAATTGAGGCCATGACACGCTCGCCGCTTCTCCTCGTTGCAACATAGATATTTGCGTCGTCGGCATAGCGGCAGAACTTATGGCCCCTTCTTTCCAGTTTCTTGTCCAGTTCGTCGAGGAGGATGTTGGACAGCAGCGGCGAGAGAGGCCCGCCTTGCGGCGTGCCTTCCAACCGGGGTGACGTCACTCCTCCTTCAAGTATCCCTGCCTTAAGGTAGCTGTCGATAAGGGACAGCACCAGACGGTCTCCAACCTTGCGTTTCACCAGCGACATAAGGGTGTCGTGGTGGACTCGGTCGAAAAATTTCTCAAGGTCAATGTCAACCACCCACCTAAGGCCGCTCTCTACATACTTCCGAGCTGCCTTGATCGCTTGATGGGCGCTCCGTCCAGGGCGAAACCCGTGGGAACTTATGGAGAAACCAGGGTCGAACAGCGGGCTCAAAACTTGATGCACCGCCTGCTGAATGAGTCGGTCAAGGACGGTGGGAATTCCCAGCATCCGTGTGCCGCCTCCCGGTTTGGGAATTTCTACTTTCCGCACCGGTTGCGGGTGATACGTTCCCGTCAGCAGTTCTTCTCTGATGCGCGGCCATTCCTCCTGTAGGTAGCCCTTCAGGGCCGTTACCGGCATGTTATCGACGCCGGGCGCTCCCTTGTTGCGCATTACCCGTGAGTATGCCGCCATCATGTTGCCGCGACTGACGATCTTCTCCATCAGTCCCGTTGCCGCTTCCGGCCAGTGAGCTGCTTTCCTTCCCGTGACGTTTGCCGCACCTCTCCCTTTCTCTCGCGGTTTCCAACCGCTACCCTCCGGGCTGGCGCCGGGTATCCCAACCCGGCCTTCTGCTGCTCCTGTCGTCATCGAAACTCAAGGCTCCTGTCCGCTTACTTCAAGTTCGGCCCTTTGTCGGTCGGTTATTCCGACTCGTATGGCCTCTGCTGACTTCTGCCAACCCATCCCGGCACCTCTCGATGCCGGTAGCACAAGGCAGGTTGACAGACCTCCCAGGGTAATGCGCGTGACCTTCATCCCATATACCCGCCGCATCTACTTCCACATCTTTCTGGATGGTTATCGGGCTTTGAATCTGTTTGCCTTCTCGCCCAGATGTGGCTGCCTCATATGCGATTCCTGTTCGTCGGGCCAGGACTTTGCCTACAGCTTCCTTCAGATTCCGGGTCGCCCCGGACACCCTTGCTGTTCAGCTATCGGTTCCCACCATCAGGGTCCGAAGAGGACTTTCACCTCCAAGTCACCAATCAGGCACCATACCCAATTGGATGGCGCTTACGCGCCACGCGCCATGCCTGGCGCACAAACGAGAAAGGCCCGCTCCACGCGGGCCTTTCTGTTTTTTGACACCGCAGACACCAATGATCACTACGTTTTAAGTGATCGCAGGCGCAGTGAGGCGTCATTTCAATCCCCGCAGGTACTCCACCAGCAGCCTCACCCCGACCCCAGTCGCACCCTTCGGCCGATAGGGACGCCCCTTCTCTTCCCAGGATGTTCCGGCTATGTCCAGGTGCGCCCACGCAGTCTTACCGACAAATTTATGTAAAAACCACCCCGCAGAGATGGAAGCCCCGCTTGGCCCGCCGGCGTTTTTCATGTCGGCAATATCACTTTCCATCAGTTCACCGTATTCATCCCATAGAGGTAGTTCCCAGACCCGCTCACCACTTACCTCACCCGCCCGTTTCAGTGAGCGCGTCAACCCTTCGTCATTTCCCATTAACCCCGTGGCAAAATTTCCCAAGGCAATGACACAGGCGCCGGTCAAGGTAGCAATATCTATGAGCGCTGCTGGTTTGTACCTTTGGGCAAAATAAAGCGCATCGCACAAAAGGAGGCGACCCTCGGCATCGGTATTGACGATCTCTATGGTCTGACCGGACATGGACCTGACGATATCACCCGGCTTGTAGGCTCCGCCACCCGGCAGGTTCTCCGCCGCCGGAATCAGTCCGACGACGTTCTGGCTAAGCTTCAGCGCAGCAACAGCCATCATGGTCCCCATGACCGCCGCTGCCCCGGCCATGTCGTCTTTCATCTTCTCCATGCCTTCCCGCGGTTTGAGCGAAATGCCGCCGGAATCAAACGTGACCCCCTTCCCTACCAGAACCGTCACAGCATCATCTTCACCCCCGCCCCGGTATTCGAGAATTATAAACTTGGGCGGCTCATGAGATCCCTTTGCCACGGCAAGGAGGGCGTTCATGGAGTTTTGCGCCATCTCCTCCCGCTCCAAAACCGTGCAGCTGAGTCCATATCTTGCGGCAATTTCGCGCCCCTTTTCAGCCAGATAAGAGGGGACAAGAACATTCCCCGGCTGAGACACGAGATCGCGGGCGAAACGGACAGCGTCGCATATCGTTGCGGTTTCAGCCAGGACCTTGTTTACATTGTAATCAAGGTCTCCCGCCTCGGCAAAAAGCAATGTGGCCTCTTCCAGATCGGTTTTAGGTTCTTTTCCCGTTTTGTACTCGTCAAAGGAATAAGAACCCAGGGCGAACCCCTCCACTGTTGCCGTCAATGTCTCGGCGCCTCTGTCCCGAGCCAGATGAAGAATAGAAGAGAGCTTACGGACACCAACCGGACGGAGGGCTGTTGCCGCAGCACCGGCTGCTTGCCTTAGCCTGTCGCTGTTCAATTCTTCATTATTGCCGAGTCCGACCAATAAAAGTCGCTCAGCCGGGAGCTTGCCGAAGGTATTAAGCAGCTTTACTTTGTTGAGCTCTCCGGTAAATTCCCGCTGCTCATAGATAGAGCTGAGGCCTCCTCCCAGAGCCTCATCAAGATCGTCAAAAAACCGGCCCCTGAAACCATCCACATAACAGCCCACCACAAGAACCCGACATACATGTTTCAACGGGTCGTCAACCAACTGTGCAAATTCCATCCGGTAACCTCCTGAAATATATACTACATCACTGCAATGAATTATGGCGATTGAATCGGCAAAGCCCCACCAAGGCCTTCCTTGACATTTATTGGGCGCTGTGAAATAGTCTGCACATGGAACTAATCGCCGACATGCATACCCACACAATCGCTTCTGGACATGCCTACTCTACTGTCAACGAGCTGGCTGATGCCGCCGCCAGTATTGGACTTAAAGCCATAGCCTTGACCGATCACGGTCCCGCCCTTCCCGGCGGTCCCCACCTATATCATTTCGGAGCAATGCGTTTCATCCCCAGAGAACTTTTTGGAGTACGCATTTTCCTCGGCGTCGAGGCAAACATCCTCGATATAGATGGCAGTATCGATCTAACGGATCGCTATCAGGAACGTCTCGATTTTGTCATGGCCGGACTGCACGAAGGTTGCGGTTTTGATAATCAGGGAATTGAAAGAAACAGCGAAGCCGTTATCAACGCCATGGCAAATCCGCGGATCAAGGCGATATCACACCCGGGTAATCCGGTTTTCCCGCTCGATTATGAAACGGTTGTAAAAGCCTCGCTGGAAACCGGGACCGCATTGGAGATAAACAATTCCTCCCTCGGCATCAGTCGCGAAGGAAGCAGGCCAAACTGTGAAAAACTTGCGGCACTCATTGCCCGTTACGGCTCGCCCCTGGTTATCGGCAGCGACGCCCATATTGCCCAGGGAGTTGGCGTCTTCGACGATGCACTCGCCCTTCTTGCAAAGACCGGTATTAACGAGAGCCAGGTAGTAAATTCGTCCATGGCTCGACTTCTGGCATTTCTGGAACTGGATGCATGAACCGGTAGCGATGCTTCACAAGCAAACATATCTGCCTGGTTCTGAATCAAAGATCATTTATTGCTGGTGAGTTCCCTCAAGATCGCCGTTATCATCGGCCTATGCTCCGTCTGGGTCGCTGAAAGGGCCACTTCTACCTCCCTTGAAACGCCTTTGACATCACGCACCTTTTGCATGGTTGTCCGAGCAGCGCCTTTCCTCTCCTCGCCGGTTCGCAGATAATCGGAAACTTCTTCCCTCAGCATTTCGCTGTTCTCGAAGAAATTATAGACGATTTCCCCCAACAGTTCCTGGCGGGGAAGACCGAATAGTTCCTCGGCCTTCTGATTCGCAATGACAATTTTCCCGTCATGCATGAAGGTGACAACCGCAGACTTGGCAATCTCAATGAATTTACGGTAACGTTCTTCGGATTCCCTGCTTTGCTCTATTTTGCGCTCCAGCTCCGCCATCATTTCGTTAAATGAATTAATGAGCTGGCCGATTTCGTCATCCGACTTCTTCGGCAGTCGATCGGCAAAGCTGCCGGTTCTCGTTACCTGGGTGATGCTCTCCGACAGCATCTTGATCGGATTGATGATGTTCCGCCTAATCAAGGCCCCCATTATCACAATAATGACAAAAAATATACCTCCGCGGTATATCAGGTCAACCTTCAGGTTTGTACCTATTTCACGATACAGCTCGGCCATTGGAATGGTCACCGAAACGGCCCCGATGACCTCACCTAGTTTATAGTTGTAAGAATAATGGCCGCGCGGGAAACGGTTGCGTATGAACAAGGGGGCCTGATCGTAGGTTCCGTGGCACTCAAGGCATGATTTTTCCGCCACCATTGACTGCATATAACGAAAAGACTGCTCGCCCTTAACCTCGACTACCGAATACGACTCTCTGATGGCTTTACCGGCAAATTTCTTTAACTGTTCCGTTTCGTAATCATCGGGGCGGTTTTCAGGATTGCGATAGCGCAATGAAACCTGGCGCACGTAATATTTACTGCCGGTGGTCATTCTTTTTGCTACCTGTGTAGCCACCACCTGCGGGACAAGGGCATAATTCCCTTCCGGCTCGCCCCGCACCACGCTGGAGATGTAGTCCCGGGTTTCAATTATCTGCTTGGCAATGTGACGCGCGTTATCGACCGCCACCTTCATAATTAGCAACTGCTCGCGCTTATAGGTAAAGAACGCGGCGGCAAGAAACAAGACGATTAACAGGCTGGACATGATCAGGTTGAACTTGGCGCTCAATTTCATGGTGGCAAACCAGGACATACGGGCCTCCGCGAGGGTGGTTTCTCAAGAAAGTATACCCGGCGCCTTATCAGAAGCAAGCAGACGGAAGTTTTTGCGTTTGTCGCAGGTTACCTTGTCGGCGCTGATGAGGTATTGCTTGTGTGGCATCCTGCACATAGGGGATCTGCGACCCGCCGTTTCAAGAGCGAATCACGGTCCTTCGGTTGGCTTTTCCCCATCAGTTTTTCTCCGATTTTATGACAATCAAAGCAGCCTCGTCCCTGTAATGCCTTGTGCATGCGAACCATCGCCGGGTTTTTGCTGTGGCATTCGTTACATTGAAATGCTGCAGCATTGTTAATAATACCGAACCAGCCAAATACAACCACTGCAAACATAACCTTTTTCCCCATCAGATACTCCTTTCTAAAGTTGACTTTAGCGGAGTTTAACAACCGGAGCTCGTTGTACCTTGACTAAAGTCAAATATCGCCATAAAGAGCACCAGCTTCCTCCTTGTCGACCCGCGTAAGCACCCCCGCTTCCGAAAAAAAACTTTCAATAAGGATTGTAATGTGTTAGTTTTCCTTGACTTTGAAATCCTTGTATATCCCTGATTACCGAACGATCACTTCACAATCACCAAAATCGGAAATAACAGCATATGGCAAAAATCATCTGCATAGCCAATCAGAAGGGCGGTGTGGGTAAAACTACCACATCGGTCAATCTTGCAGCATCTCTGGCAGTGGCTGAGAGACGGACCCTCCTTGTAGATATGGACCCGCAGGGCAATGCCGGAAGCGGCGTAGGAATCGATAAACGCAACCTTGCGGAAACGGTTTATGATGCCTTGATCGATGATGCCGACGCCGCCGGAATCGTCTTAAAGACATCATTCCCCTACCTGGATATTCTCCCGGCAAATTCAGATCTTGCAGGCGCAGAGCTGGAATTGGTCTCCATCATCGGCCGGGAACTCAAACTCAAACATGCACTGGCAGCGCTGGTCGATTCCTACGACTACATTCTCATCGACTGTCCCCCCTCGTTAGGGCTCCTGACCGTCAACGCCATGACTGCCGCCGAATCGGTACTGATCCCCCTGCAATGCGAGTTCTACGCAATGGAAGGGCTGTCCCAGATACTCAAAACCATTGGCCTGGTTCAGAAAGGGCTGAACCCTTCCCTCAAGATTGAAGGTATTCTTCTCACCATGTTCGATGCCAGGAACAACCTCTCCCATCAAGTGAGCGAGGAGATACGGTCTCACTTTAAAAAGGAAACCTTCACCACCGTAGTTCCCAGGAATGTCCGGCTCTCCGAGGCACCAAGCCACGGCAAACCCATAATCCTCTACGATATAACGTCTCGCGGTGCCACAAGTTACATGGATCTTGCCAAAGAAATAATCGGCCGGGAGGTGCATCATGGTTAAGAAAACCGGCCTCGGCAAGGGGATGGCAGCACTCCTCCCTGTTGTCGAGGAAGAAGGCAGAAAATTTTTTTCCTGCCCCATTGAAGAGATACGTCCCAACAAAAACCAGCCACGCAAAACCTTTACCCATGACAAGTTGGAGGAGCTGGCAGCCTCTATCCGCGAAAAGGGCATCATCCAGCCGCTCGTCGTGCTGCGCAAAAGCGACCATTACGAGCTGATTGCCGGCGAAAGACGCTGGCGGGCAGCACAGAAAGCAGGGCTCCGCGAAGTGCCGGTGGTCATCCAGGACGTATCTGAAGATACTGCACTGGAAATGGCGCTGATCGAAAATATCCAGAGGGAAGATCTAAATGCGGTGGAAGAAGCCGAAGCCTACCACGCCCTTCTCGAAAGGTTCGATCTTTCCCAGGAAGAGTTGGCCAAGAGAGTCGGGAAAGACCGCTCCACCGTCGCCAATTCACTGCGCCTCCTCAAGTTGCCGTCAGAGATAAAACTGGACGTAATCGAAGATCGGCTCAGCATGGGTCACGCACGGGCACTGTTAACCCTTGATACTCTTGAGCAGATGAAAGATGCACGGGAAACGATCATCAAGCGCAAACTAACAGTCAGGGCGACCGAATCTCTTGTAAAAGATATGAAGGCAAACAAGGTCGCTAAACCGAAAAAACAGCCCGACCTGCAAATGGTTGACCTTATCGAGCAGATGCAGCGTCATTTCAAAACCAAGATTAAAGTTCGCCAGATAGGCAAGGGTGGAAAAATTGAAATCAGTTATAGCGACCAGAAGGAGCTGACACGCCTCATTGATCTGATAAATTTGTGAGCTGCCATCCGCACCCGTTTTTTAAATTATTTGACCCTGCTTTCAATACAAATCACTTGACATATATATTAGCGTATGGTAGCTATCACGTGTTTTACCTCCTGAACAAATCGTATCTTCCAAATAATTAGCAATTGCACAAAAACTATTAAACGGCAAGAGGTGGTTGGGTGATTAATTTAGACATGTCCTTTCTTTTCCAGTTAGTTAATTTTCTGCTGCTGATGCTGGTCCTCAATCTCTTTTTGTTCAAACCGATCAGAAAAGTTCTCGCCGACAGAAAAGCGGAAGTCAGTGGCGCCAAAGAGAAGTCAGCAACCGTTGACAAAGAAGTGCAGGAGAAACTTGCTCTCTACGAGGCACGGATGCGTGAAATCAAAGCCCGCGCCACTGACGAGCGTTCTGTTCTGAAAAAAGAGGCTCAGACGGAAGAAGCCGCGATCCTGGATAAAGCGAGAAAAGAGGCCGCCGACACCCTGTCCGCCATCAAGAACAAAGTAGCTAAAGAGGCAGCCGACGCCAGACAACTCCTTAAAGAGCAGGCACTGTCCCTTTCTTCTGAAATCTGTGAGAAAGTTCTTGGGAGGAGTTTCTAGAATGACAAGCACTCGTAAATCCGTATTAACATCATCCAGCACGATAACGGTTACTACCTGCCTGTTACTGGTCGGCCTTGCTGCCGCCGGTTACGCATCCGAAGGTGGCGAAGGCGCGCACCATGTGGACACAGCCAAGCAGATGAAAGATTTTGCCTGGCGCTGTCTCGATTTTGCTGTCCTTCTCGCCATTGTTGTCTGGGCGCTGAAAAAAGCAAATGTCAAGGGGTCGCTGGCAGAGCGGCAGTCCAACATTGAGAAGATGCTCAAAGAAGCTGTAGAGGCAAAAGAACAGGCTGAAAAGAAATTCCTTGAATATAATGAGAAGCTTGAACAGGCAAACAAGGAAATTGAAGCGATGTCTGCAGCAATGAAGCAGGAAGGGGAGCTGGAAAAAGTCCGCATCATCGCTGAAGCAAAAGCAGCAGCAGAAAAGGTTAAGGAACAGGCACAACAAGCAGCGCATCAGGAAATTCTCAAGGCACGGATTGAATTGCGCGATGAAGCTGCCCGTCTCGCCGTTGAAATTGCCGAGAAAAAGATCAAAGAAAACATTACAAAGAATGATCAGGATAAACTGGTTGGCGACTATATCTCCAAGGTGGTGACGCTACATTGAGTACTAATGCAATTGCCAGACGTTATGCCAAGGCCCTTGTACAGATAGGTGCAGAAGAGGGTCAGGTCGACAAGTTTAACAGCGAGTTGACTCAATTCAACACCGTGCTTGCTGCAAATGCCGGCCTTACCTCCGTTTTCAGCAATCCAGCTTACGGGATCGAAGCTAAAAGGGAAATTCTCAAGGAAATAATTGGCAAGCTTGCGCTATCGGAAAGTGTTGCCAAATTCCTACAACTGCTGCTTGACAGAAGCAGACTTGCCTTTCTGCCGCAGATAACAGAAAGCTACGGCAACTTCGCCGATGACCTTTCCGGGGTTGTCCGTCCGACACTGACGTCGGGTCTGCCGCTGGAAGAAAGCCAGATCGAGGAGATTAAGACCTCTCTGACAAAAACCACCGGCAAGAAAGTCATGCTCAAGGTACAAGTGGATCCTTCACTGATCGGCGGTGTAGTTACCAAGATCGGGGACAAGGTTTTTGACGGTAGCGTAAAAACGCAGTTAGCGAAAATTCAAGATATATTACAGAAGGGGTGAGACGTTTCTATGGAAATCAGAGCGGAAGAAATCAGCGAGATTATCAGAAAACAGATCAAGGAGTATGGTACTGAGGTTGCTGTAGCAGAAACCGGCACCATTATCTCCATCGGCGATGGTATTGCCCGTATTCACGGCCTTGATAAGGCCATGGCGGGTGAGCTGCTCGAATTCCCCGGCGGGATTTCCGGCATGGTTCTCAACCTCGAGGAAGATAACGTCGGTGCCGCCATTCTCGGCGAATTCAGCGAGATTAAAGAAGGCGACACGGTCAAGCGGACCGGCAAAATTGTAGAGGTTCCTGTCGGCGAGGCGCTAATCGGTCGCGTTGTCAACGCACTCGGCCAGCCTATCGACGGCAAAGGCCCCATCAATACCGATAAGTTCGGTAAGGTGGAAGTAAAGGCACCCGGCATCGTCCAGCGTAAGTCTGTTCATCAGCCGATGCAGACCGGGCTCAAGGCAATCGACTCCATGGTTCCGATCGGGCGAGGTCAG
This genomic window contains:
- a CDS encoding ParA family protein, whose amino-acid sequence is MAKIICIANQKGGVGKTTTSVNLAASLAVAERRTLLVDMDPQGNAGSGVGIDKRNLAETVYDALIDDADAAGIVLKTSFPYLDILPANSDLAGAELELVSIIGRELKLKHALAALVDSYDYILIDCPPSLGLLTVNAMTAAESVLIPLQCEFYAMEGLSQILKTIGLVQKGLNPSLKIEGILLTMFDARNNLSHQVSEEIRSHFKKETFTTVVPRNVRLSEAPSHGKPIILYDITSRGATSYMDLAKEIIGREVHHG
- a CDS encoding F0F1 ATP synthase subunit B family protein — its product is MINLDMSFLFQLVNFLLLMLVLNLFLFKPIRKVLADRKAEVSGAKEKSATVDKEVQEKLALYEARMREIKARATDERSVLKKEAQTEEAAILDKARKEAADTLSAIKNKVAKEAADARQLLKEQALSLSSEICEKVLGRSF
- a CDS encoding ParB/RepB/Spo0J family partition protein translates to MVKKTGLGKGMAALLPVVEEEGRKFFSCPIEEIRPNKNQPRKTFTHDKLEELAASIREKGIIQPLVVLRKSDHYELIAGERRWRAAQKAGLREVPVVIQDVSEDTALEMALIENIQREDLNAVEEAEAYHALLERFDLSQEELAKRVGKDRSTVANSLRLLKLPSEIKLDVIEDRLSMGHARALLTLDTLEQMKDARETIIKRKLTVRATESLVKDMKANKVAKPKKQPDLQMVDLIEQMQRHFKTKIKVRQIGKGGKIEISYSDQKELTRLIDLINL
- a CDS encoding F0F1 ATP synthase subunit delta, with translation MSTNAIARRYAKALVQIGAEEGQVDKFNSELTQFNTVLAANAGLTSVFSNPAYGIEAKREILKEIIGKLALSESVAKFLQLLLDRSRLAFLPQITESYGNFADDLSGVVRPTLTSGLPLEESQIEEIKTSLTKTTGKKVMLKVQVDPSLIGGVVTKIGDKVFDGSVKTQLAKIQDILQKG
- a CDS encoding F0F1 ATP synthase subunit B family protein, with product MTSTRKSVLTSSSTITVTTCLLLVGLAAAGYASEGGEGAHHVDTAKQMKDFAWRCLDFAVLLAIVVWALKKANVKGSLAERQSNIEKMLKEAVEAKEQAEKKFLEYNEKLEQANKEIEAMSAAMKQEGELEKVRIIAEAKAAAEKVKEQAQQAAHQEILKARIELRDEAARLAVEIAEKKIKENITKNDQDKLVGDYISKVVTLH